A single Pyxicephalus adspersus chromosome 8, UCB_Pads_2.0, whole genome shotgun sequence DNA region contains:
- the C8H1orf226 gene encoding uncharacterized protein C1orf226 homolog: protein MPKLQPSSSLSQLTKPAQSNSDPLGVGILAGSTQHLKNLGKAVGAKVNDFLRRRDNDRGDIGLTEVNKTVATVLSNKEKTMSLGDEEMSKFIETFPRLDPPPPVVKKRVPRALKTTQDMIISPNPVLHSPEKTTISPEVSLNVASEIPAENTIDEDDSPKLKCQPESFLNGKVEDIILEQTEIQNGTLPEIALSVPDIIHKESLDTNLRESPNYQEKVVLKLCISQDDLIEGEINHSDWSSWPKNSTLDSDGPHPDLLSFE, encoded by the exons ATGCCAAAACTTCAGCCTAGCTCTTCCCTCAGTCAGCTGACAAAACCTGCGCAGAGTAACTCTGACCCTCTAGGGGTTGGCATCTTAGCGGGAAGTACCCAGCACCTTAAGAACCTTGGGAAGGCAGTTGGAGCCAAGGTGAATGACTTCCTACGTAGAAGAGACAACGACCGTGGTGACATTGGCCTCACTGAAGTCAACAAGACTGTGGCAACTGTGCTGTCCAATAAGGAGAAGACAATGAGCCTTGGAGATGAAGAAAT GTCAAAATTTATTGAAACCTTTCCCCGACTCGATCCTCCTCCACCTGTGGTAAAGAAACGCGTTCCACGAGCTTTGAAGACCACTCAAGATATGATCATTTCTCCAAACCCTGTACTGCATAGTCCTGAGAAAACCACTATTTCTCCTGAGGTTAGTTTAAATGTGGCCAGTGAAATCCCTGCTGAAAACACCATTGACGAGGATGATTCTCCCAAACTAAAATGTCAGCCAGAGTCCTTTCTTAATGGAAAAGTAGAGGACATAATTTTGGAGCAGACTGAGATTCAAAATGGCACCCTTCCTGAGATTGCACTGTCTGTTCCTGATATTATCCACAAGGAATCATTAGACACAAATCTGAGAGAGTCTCCGAATTACCAAGAAAAAGTTGTGCTGAAGCTCTGCATTAGTCAAGACGACCTAATAGAGGGGGAAATCAATCATTCTGACTGGAGTTCTTGGCCAAAAAACTCTACTTTAGACAGTGATGGTCCCCATCCTGACCTTTTGTCCTTTGAGtag